From Penaeus vannamei isolate JL-2024 chromosome 37, ASM4276789v1, whole genome shotgun sequence, one genomic window encodes:
- the LOC113820098 gene encoding phospholipase ABHD3, producing MVDWLMLCLYYPGTTLGLTAFVTYIVYYFTNAVKRPLFACRNSAWRLFLEENLTVLQEKYWPTPWCIDTHLQTFFASVSRAFIRPIDYKREVLRLKDGGEVALDWLEASERRANPVAVVLPGLTGASDSVYVIGMVMSLHKMGISCAVLNSRGTGGMELKTTRTYCAANSDDLEEALDHVAVTRPGAPVMAVGISLGGLIIGHYLTTRKEAAAKKLVAAAVQSVPWNLVQGIRYIERPGLSLLFNQYLAYCLKGLVRLHRYQLEGDHLLDIKEVLESITVRQFDTRFTAKQFGFDDAEHYYQASTLYHKLDYIKVPFLCLNSGDDIFQPLEDNPFGAASKSSHVALVVTVRGGHIGFMEGLWPAKSYYSERLLTQLVVSIFSNLEAMKSIQKEADDYAKAVEVACGNA from the exons cgCCCCCTGTTTGCCTGCAGGAACAGCGCCTGGAGACTGTTCCTGGAGGAGAACCTGACCGTCCTCCAAGAGAAGTACTGGCCGACGCCATGGTGCATAGACACCCACCTACAGACATTCTTCGCCTCTGTTTCGCGTGCCTTCATTCGTCCCATAGATTACAAAAG GGAGGTCCTCCGGTTAAAGGACGGCGGCGAGGTGGCTCTGGACTGGCTCGAGGCGTCCGAACGGAGAGCCAATCCTGTCGCCGTCGTTCTGCCTGGTCTCACAGGGGCCTCCGACAGCGTGTACGTGATCGGGATGGTGATGTCGCTGCACAAGATGGGCATTTCCTGCGCCGTCCTCAACAGCAGGGGCACGGGAGGGATGGAGCTCAAG ACAACCAGGACCTACTGCGCCGCCAACAGCGACGACCTCGAGGAGGCCCTAGACCACGTGGCCGTCACTCGCCCCGGAGCCCCAGTCATGGCCGTCGGCATTTCCTTAGGCGG CCTCATCATCGGGCACTACTTGACGACGCGGAAGGAGGCGGCGGCGAAGAAgctggtggcggcggcggtgcagTCCGTGCCTTGGAATCTGGTGCAGGGAATCCGGTACATCGAGCGGCCGGGGCTCAGCCTCCTGTTCAACCAGTACCTGGCCTACTGCCTCAAGGGACTGGTCAGGCTCCATCGGTACCAGCTGGAGGGAGACCATCTGTTGGACATCAAGGAGGTGTTGGAG AGCATAACGGTTCGGCAGTTCGACACGAGGTTCACGGCCAAGCAGTTCGGGTTCGACGACGCTGAGCACTACTACCAGGCGTCGACTCTGTACCATAAGCTGGACTACATCAAGGTGCCTTTTCTCTGCCTCAACAGCGGCGATGATATTTTCCAGCCGTTGGAGG ACAACCCTTTCGGAGCCGCCAGCAAATCAAGTCACGTGGCCCTTGTAGTAACGGTAAGAGGCGGCCATATTGGATTCATGGAGGGACTGTGGCCCGCGAAATCGTATTATAGCGAACGTCTCTTAACCCAGCTGGTAGTGAGCATATTCTCCAACCTCGAGGCCATGAAGAGCATTCAGAAGGAGGCGGATGACTATGCGAAAGCTGTTGAGGTCGCTTGTGGTAACGCGTAG